From the Desulfomonile tiedjei genome, the window CTTGGAGGGTGTCAGCCCCTTTCATTTTAGGGGCGTTTGGTGTCAATTTGGTGTCAACCTTGCTCCCCAAGGTGTTGAGGACGCCAACCGCGGCCTGTAAATGTCCCTGGGAGAGGTGGGCATATCTCATGGTCATGGTTAAGTCGGCATGCCCCAGGAGCTCTTGCACCGCCTTTAGCCCTATGCCGTTCATCACCAGGTGAGAGGCAAAGGTATGGCGCAAATCGTGGAACCGGAAATCTTCCAGACCGGCCTTTCTGCAGGCGGAGGTAAAGGAACGCTTCACTTCCTTGAAGCGATTGCCTTTGGAATCACAGAAGACATAGGGTGACTTCAACTGGTTCTTCTTCCGGAGATCCCAGAGCACCCGGGACGCCCGGTCATTGATGGGGATCTGCCGGTCCTTGCCGCTCTTGGTTTCCTTGAGATAGATAAGTCCGTTCCTGATCTGCTCCCACTTCAAGCTGAGCAGCTCCCCTCGTCTCATGCCGGTATGCAAGGCCATCTCCACCAGGGGCCTCAGGTGCGGGCTGTTGGCCTTTAGCTGGCCACAAGCGTTGAGCAAGGTGTCAATTTCGGTCTCATCCAGAAACCGCAAACGCTTGTTGTTTTCTTTGAACATCAGGCGCTTACCCTTCTTGAAAGGCGAGGTTTCCAGCAATCCCCACTCCACCGCTTTACTCAGCATGTGGCCGATCAAAGCCATTTCCCGGTTAACGCTGGCATCGGTCCGGGGCTTCCCTCCCTTGGTCGGGGTAGCCTTACGTTTATTGCGGAAGGTCTCCAGGTCGAGGTAAGTGATTTTGGAAAGCATCCGGTCCCCGAAGTGCTCTTGCACCACGGCCAGGAGATACCGCTTGCTGGTTTGGAAAGCCTTCTGGGTCCCAAAGTTTTCCACGTACCGGGCTACCAGTTCATTGAACGTTGTCAGACTTTCCTTCTTGATGTCGAATACGTCATGATAACGGCCTTCCTTCTTGGAGGCCAGGACCTTTCCCAGGTAGGCTTCAGCGTCTTTCCGGAGCTCAAAAAACTTGCGCCGGCGTTTCCCTTCCGGGGTAAAAAAATCTGCTATCCAAGAAATCCCGTTTTTACCCACTCTTTTAATTACTTTTGCCATGGTCGGCCTCCATCTTCATCCGGTTTTTCAGGGCCGCCTATGGTCAACTCCCCATAGGCAATGCCTTCCATGATCTTGTGGGCAAAGGCCATAGCTTCATGCTTGGCGCCAACCGTTTTTGACCATCGCTTCCCCTTCACGTTGACAAATACCGTCCAGGGCCTGCCTTTGCCTTTCACTTTTTGCCTGATTGTTACGCCCATGTCTTTCCTCCAGATTTTGATGGGGGATTAAGGGCCACTGCCCGGCCTGTGGCCCTGGTGGTTTATATCGCTAAACTTTCATTGATCATACCCGCAAATAATTTAATTTCTTGACCGATCCTTGCCACTTCCTCAGGGCTCAGGGGCGGTCCTTGCTTTGCCAATTCCTCAGGAACCAGGGGTGATCCTGGATTTTGAATAAGCCGGTCGGCCCTGGATTCTATGTGGCGCCTGATAGACTCTATATGGCAATAGTGCGATCCCGAAAGGATTTTCTTGAATTTCGGAATTTCCTGGAGATGGAACTGGACTTCTTCTTCGACAGGCATAAATGCTTTGTTGAGATAATTTTCGAAGCGTAGGCGGAAGCCCCCCATTCCTTTGATAAATATCTCTGCCTGCTGTTCAATTTCCGGTTCTTGTCGCAACTTAACAAGATAATCAGCCATTTCTTCCAGCTCTTTTGCCGTTTCTCGCAGAACCGTCGCTTCCACCGCCCAGTTCTTCTGGGCTTTTTCCAAAGCCCTCGTCTCACCCAGATCATACATATGGTCATAAGTGGCTTTAACCATCGACTCGATACGGTCAGCGCATCCCTCAATAATATCGGCTATACCATAAAAAAAACCTTCCCGATCTCCCGCACCCGAGCCTGCATCCTCCATCTTCCTCACCAATTCCGCCAGGGAAATAAGTTGAGTGAGTTGTGAATCAATTTCACTCGTAAAATCCTGGGGTTTTAATTCCTCACCAGGGGCTTCTGGTCCTTCTGGGGTTGTGTTAAGATGCTCTTCAGCCATGACATGAACCTCCTTCTCAGGTTTGTGTGGTGGTTAGGGCCGGTCATGGTGGGGCAACACCTGGCCGGTCCATTCTTAGCCTCTAAAATAAGGCCGATGTGATCAATTATTCCTCCCGCTGATGCTCACCCCCTTCTTTGCCCCGAAGCCAAGCCACCAAATCAGCCCGGTAAAAACGCCAATCCCGACCCACCTTGCGGCCCGGCAACACCTTACGGCGCGCTAGATCCCGAACCCCATAGGGGGAAAGTCTTAAGAAGTCTGCTGCTTCTTCGGTGGTCAGGACTTCGGGCTCTTTATTCATTGGACACCCCTTAATTTTTACCATAATACAATAAACTATAAAAAGCAACAAATTAATTTATAAGAAGGAACTTTTAGATTCTACCCAGCTTGTTTTAGGGGGGCTTGGTTCGCCGCCCACCACCCGGAAGTAAGGATTTAATGGACAGGGTCGGGCGGCTGCTGGCTTAATCTCCTCCCTCCCGGGCAACTCCCGATTTTATAAAACCTGCTCAGCTGTGTGGCCGGCCATCTTTTTGGACCAGCGTCCCGGTTTTGGGACGCTTGCGCCACTGCTTTTATCTCAAGGACTCAACCCCCAACCCATTACGGAGGTGACGGCGCACTCCTGCTGAAGCCTCTTGATGATCTGCTCTCTAACCTCGGGGGCGGCTTTGCCGATCTCTTCCAAAACAATACGCTGGAAAAGGTCTATCTGCTCTACATCATATTTCTGCTTCCAGGCATCCATTAATAACCGCAACTGCTGCCTGATTTCCGCCTTAATCTTAACGGCCGCGTCCAATATCCCCTTATCCCCCAACAAGGGTTCTAAATCTTTCAACTTTTCTTTCCGGTCCCCCTGTTCTTTCGCCTGAACCACGTCGATGAGCCGGTCCAATAAAGTATTCGCTGTCTCATTGATCTTCATCAGCTGCGCCGACCAGTCGAGGTGCTGCCGATTCACCGCCGCCGCCTGGTGGAAGGCAACATCTTTGGACACATTTAAGTGGTACCTTTTTGACCTTTTATAAATCGCTTGGACCGACACCCCGAACTCTGCGGCTATCTCGCTGACCTTCTTTCCCTGCCTGATCCTCTCGCCCAGGTCGTAATCGCTGAATTTGGGTTTAGGCATTTAGTTTTCTCCATCCCGCTTTAAACCCCGACACAGTTTTCTTAGCCTCCCAATTTAAACCTATTCTCAACCTAATTACTTGATATTCCCCAAGGTTGACCTTATTTTGACCGGCAAGCCTGCAAAAAGAGAGAAGGTTCCTTGCGCCACTTACGCCACTGTCCGCCACTATAGACGCCACTACCTATCTTATTCTTTTTATTATATTTTTTAAAAATAGTGGCGTAAGTGGCGTAAGAATTAGATAAACGCATATGAGTGCTCTTTTTCTATTCATATGCGTTTATAGGTTTTCTGCGCCATTTGCGCCACTGCTCCTAAATGATGAATAATTCCAATAAATTATTAGTGGCGAAAGACAGTGGCGTAGTGGCGCATCCTACGCCACTGAACGAAGCCCCAGGCCCAGGTAACACCGCCTCCCGCCAGTGCCTTTCTTTCTCCGGAACCCTTGCTCCGCCAGGGTCAGGCCGAAGTTGCGCTTTGATAACTTTTCCTTGGCGTTTAGATCGTTCTCTTTGGCCCATCCGCTATAAGCCAGGTAGAGTTCGCCCGCCGTCGCCATCAACCCCGCCCCCCGGACACACCGCTCCTCTAAGAACTCTTTGAGCGGGTCCATCTCCATGCGATATTCCTGGGTCGCCTCGATCACCTCTGGCGGCTCCGCCAGGTCGCCGTATTGCTGCCAGTTGAGGCATCCCCGCACCAGCCAAGCCAGGATGCCGGAGCTTTCCGCCGCCAGCTTCTCAGGCAAATCCCGGTCGGGATGGTCCCGGAAGTCCATAGGAAACTCCACCAGCTTTATTCGCCGCCACATGGCGTTGGTCTGGTCCCGGATCACCGGCTTGTTGTTGGTCTGGATAAAGAGCTTAAATTGCGGAACGAAATCAAAATCTTTGCCATACAAAAACCGGGCGGTTATGGTATCTTTGCCGGTCACACCCTTAATCAGCGACTCCGATAAGCGCCGCCCTTTGTCGATCTCGGCCGCAGTTACCAGCCGGGGCCCGTCCAGCCGGGCCACATCGCTTCTTATCTGATTACCGGGATTTTCCCGGGCCAATAAGGTCTCAGTAGCAATATTCATCCAGTAACTGCCGAAGAGGTCACTGATGCAATTTACCAAGGTCCCTTTGCCGTTGGCCCCGGAGCCCCAGAAAATCCAAAAACACTGCTCCCCGGTGTCGCCGGTTAGGGCGTAACCCAGGGAGAGCCAGAGGAAATCAACCAAGTTCTGATTATTCCCCATAATCTGGTAAAGAAATTTCTCAAACCCCGGACATTCAGCCTTGGAATCATAGACCACGGGCGAAAGGCAGGTGATCAAGTCCTCTCTCCGGTGCGGCTGCAAATGACCGAGCCGCAAGTCAATAGTCCCGTTTTGACAATTGAACAGCCAAGGGTTGACG encodes:
- a CDS encoding helix-turn-helix domain-containing protein, with the protein product MNKEPEVLTTEEAADFLRLSPYGVRDLARRKVLPGRKVGRDWRFYRADLVAWLRGKEGGEHQREE
- a CDS encoding site-specific integrase, which gives rise to MAKVIKRVGKNGISWIADFFTPEGKRRRKFFELRKDAEAYLGKVLASKKEGRYHDVFDIKKESLTTFNELVARYVENFGTQKAFQTSKRYLLAVVQEHFGDRMLSKITYLDLETFRNKRKATPTKGGKPRTDASVNREMALIGHMLSKAVEWGLLETSPFKKGKRLMFKENNKRLRFLDETEIDTLLNACGQLKANSPHLRPLVEMALHTGMRRGELLSLKWEQIRNGLIYLKETKSGKDRQIPINDRASRVLWDLRKKNQLKSPYVFCDSKGNRFKEVKRSFTSACRKAGLEDFRFHDLRHTFASHLVMNGIGLKAVQELLGHADLTMTMRYAHLSQGHLQAAVGVLNTLGSKVDTKLTPNAPKMKGADTLQ